The segment TTGGCGAGCGTGAAGGGCGCCGTCTCGACGACGTACTTGTTGGCGTGGTCGAGCGCCCGCCACACCGCTTCGAGCCCGCGGTGGAAGGCGAGGTCCGCGATGTGCACGTCGAGCTCGCGGGCCGCGGCGGCGAAGGCGGCGCGCATGGCGTGGTCGGCGGCCTCGGGCGCGAGGGGCTGCACGACGCCCCCGAAGTAGCGCTGCTGCATGGCGAGCACGCGGCTCGCGAGGTTCCCGAGCCCGTTGGCCAGGTCGCCGTTCGAGCGTGCGACGAGCGCCTCCTCGCTGAACTCGGCGTCCTGCCCGAAGGCCATCTCGCGCAGGAGATAGTAGCGGAACGCGTCCATGCCGTAGCGCGCCTTCATGTCGAGCGGCCGGACGACGTTGCCGATGCTCTTCGACATCTTCCCCTGCTGCATCTGCCAGTGGCCGTGCACGCACAGGCGGCGGTAGAGCGGCAGCCCCGCCGCCATCAGCATCGTCGGCCAGAAGACCGCGTGCGCCTTCAGGATGTCCTTGCCGATCAGGTGCTCGGCGGCGGGCCAGAGCTCGATGCGGCCGAGGTGCACGAGGGCGCTCACGTAGTTGAGGAGCGCGTCGAACCAGACGTACGTCACGTAGCGGTCGTCGAAGGGCAGCTCGATCCCCCACGAGAGCCGGCTCTTCGGACGCGAGATGCACAGGTCGCCGACCGGCTCGCGGAGGAGCGCCAGGACTTCTCGGCGGTACCCTTCCGGCACGATCAGCCCGGGGTTCGCTTCGAGAATCGCCACCAGCCGCTCCTGGTAGGCGCTCATGCGGAAGAAGTAGTTCTCCTCGGCGAGCTCCGTGGGTGCGACGCGATGATCGGGGCAGAGCCCGTCGACGAGCTCGCGCTCCTGGTAGAAGCGTTCGCAGCCGAAGCAGTAGAGGCCGCGGTAGCTGCCGAAGTAGACGTCGCCTTTCGTGTGGATGTCGGCCAGGACCTTCTGCACGAAGGCCACGTGGTAGGCATCGGTGGTGCGGATGAAGTGGTCGTAGCGAAGCCCTGCCGCGTCCCACGTGGTCCGGAAGATGCCGCTCACGCGGTCGGCGTGCTCGCGCGGCGAGACGCCCGCGGCGGCCGCCGCCTGGGCGATCTTGTCGCCGTGCTCGTCGGTGCCGGTGAGGACGAAGGCCGTCCGGCCGCGAGCGCGCCAGAAGCGGGCGAGCACGTCGGCAACGAGGGTCACGTAGGTGTGGCCGAGGTGCGGCTCGGCGTTGACGTAGAAGAGCGGCGTCGTGAGGTAGATCGGTTCGCGCGCCATGGGCCGTCCGCGATCAGGCGTCGGCGCGCCGCGTGACCAGGTCGTCGAGGCTGGCCTCGACCTCGATGCCGTCCTCGGCGCGCCGCACGACCACGGTCCGCTTGAGGATGTTCTGCCGGACGATCACCCCGTCCCCCTTCACGCACTCGACGTGGCTCCCGGGCGCCGGCAGGCCGCGCTTGAGCTCCAGATACGTCTGATACTCGTACCGCATGCAGCACTTGAGCCGACCGCACTGACCCGCGAGCTTCGATTGGTTGAGCGCGAGCCCCTGCTCCTTCACCATCTTGACGGTGACGGCCTCGAACTCCCTGAGCCACGACGAGCAGCAGAGCTCGCGCCCGCAGACGCCGAGCCCGCCGGCCACCTTGGCCTCGTCGCGCGCCCCGATCTGCTTCATCTCGACGCGCGTGCCGAGCGATTGCGCCAGCGTGCGCGCCAGCTCGCGAAAATCCACCCGATCCTCGGCGAAGAAGTAGAAGGTCGTCTTCGTCCCGTCGAACGTCCGCTCCGCCTTGACGAGCTTCATCGGGAGGCCACTGCCGCGGACGTGCTCGAGGGCCGAGCGGTACGACTCGCGCTCGCGCTGGAAGTTCTGGTCCTCTCGCCCCAGGTCACGGGCGTCCGCCTTCTTGATCACCCGTTGCAGGACGCGGGGCTTGCTGAGCGCTCGCGCCGTGACCGCGATCGTACCGAGCTCCGGCCCGCGCTCGGTCTCGACCAGGACCCGGTCGTCGCGGCGAAGGATCAGCGGACCCGGGTCGAACTCGTAGATCTTGCCGGCAGGACGGAAGCGGACTCCGACGGCCACCGGGCCGGACGCCGGGCCCACGCCTGCGTCATCCTGATCCATCACGCCGATCCATCGACGAGATCGCCCACCGTGCCGTCCCGCTCGAGCGCCCGCAGCGCGAGCAGCATGGTCTCGAGCGCAAGGACGCGGTTGGCGTTCCGTGCCAGAGCATCGATCGTATCACAGACGACCTCGAGCTGGCGAAGCAGGCGAGCGGGCTGACTGCGATCGGCGGCCGCGCGGACCGCCGCGGCCGCGTCCGGGTTGCGGCGTGGCGGATCGCCGGTGAGCGCCGTCTCGAGGACGTCGCGGTACCAGGACGCCGTGGTACCCAGCGCAGCGTCCACGGCGCCCCGCGACAGCTCCTGCGCGAGCGCCGAGAGCGCCGCGGCGTCGGCCGTACCGAGCGCGGGGAGGGCTTTCAGCACGGCCGCGCGGGCGCGGGCCTCCTCGTCCCCCGACAGCGCGACCGCCCGGCCCGGCGAGCCCTCGGCCTCGGCCGCCAGCAGGGCAGCCCGCTCGGGGGCCGCGCCCCGTGCGACCAACACCCGCGCCACGGCCTCGGGCGGCAGGGGATCCATGCGCACCGCCTGGCAGCGCGAGCGGACCGTCGGCAGCAGGAGGGCCGCCGCGGCGGCGGTCAGCAGGAGCACGGCGCTCGGGGGCGGCTCCTCGAGCGTCTTCAGCAGCGCGTTCTGAGCCGGCTCGCTGAGGCAGTGTGCGCCGTCGATGATGGCGACCTTCCGGTGCGCCATGAGCGGTTGCAGGGCGAGCCAGCGCGCGAGCTCTCGGACCTGCTCGATGCGGATGTCGCGCCGCTCCGCGTCGCGCTCCACGGTCCGGAGGTCGGGATGCGTGCCGGCCGCAACGCGGGTGCAGTGGGCGCAGGCCTGGCAGGCGTCGCCGGCGACGGGTGCGGCGCAGAGGATGCGCGCCGCGAAGGCGTCGGCGACCAGACGCTTGCCGATGCCCGGCGGGCCGCTCAGGAGGTATGCGGCGGCCAGGCGGTCCGCGGCGGCAGCGCGGCGAAGCCGCTCGATGGCCCGGCCGTGGCCGACGACGTCCGCGAATCTCACGCCGCCCTCGCGAGTCGGCGCTCGGCCTCCGCGACGATGCGGGCGCGCACCGACTCGATCGAGGCGGAGCCGTCGACCACCCAGAAGCGGGCGGGCTCGGCGGCGGCGAGGGCGCGAAAGCCTGCCCGGACGCGCTCGTGGAAGGCCAGGGACTCCCGCTCGATCCGGTCCAACTCTAACGGCGCGGCGCCCGAGGGCGCCGCGCCTCCTCGCTCGGGACTGGCGCCACGACCTTCGGGAGTGGCGCGACGACCTTCGGGACTCGCGCCACGACCTTCGGGACTGACGCGGCGAGCTTCGATGCGGTGCAGGCCTTCGGTGGCGGGGCAGTCGAGCAGGAAGGTCAGGTCCGGGACGAGGCCGCGGCGCGCCTGGGCGTCGAGCGCGCGGACAACGCTCAGGTCCAGGCCGCGGCCGTAGCCCTGGTACGCGATCGTGGAGTCCGAGAAGCGGTCCGAGAGCACGACGTGGCCCGCAGCGAGCGCCGGGCGGATCACCTCGGTGACGTGCTCGCTTCGATCGGCGCAGTAGAGGAAGAGCTCGGTGAGCGGCGCGAGCGACGGTGCCCCGGGGCCGAGCAGCAGGCGGCGGATGGCCGCCCCGGCGGGCGTCGCCCCGGGCTCACGGGTCTCGACGACCGGGTATCCGGCGGCCCGCAGGTGCTCCGCGAGGAGGCGGAGGTGGGTCGACTTGCCGGAGCCCTCGATCCCCTCGAAGGTGACGAAGAGCGCCACGGGCGTGCCTTCGTCTAACCCGCAGGCCCAGGGCCCGCAAGCGCGTCAGTCGGGCCGTTCGGTGCCGAGGACCAGACCGATGCCGTAGAGCAGCTGCTTCGCGCTGAACGGCTTGGTGATGTAGTAGTCCGCGCCGTACTTGTAGCCCGCCAGGAGATCCTCGTCCTGATCCTTGGCGGTCACCAGGATCACCGGCACGCCGGCCGTGGCGGGGTTGGCCCTCAGCCGATCGAGGACCTCCATGCCGCTCATCTGCGGCATCATGACGTCGAGCAGGACGAGATCGGGGCGCTGCTGCTCGACCGAGGCGAGCGCGCTCGGGCCGTTGTAGGCGACGCGTACCTCGAAGCCCCGGCTCAGGAGAATTTCCCGCGCGATGGTGACGTTGTCCTGGTCGTCGTCGACCACGAGGATCAGGGTGCTCACCGTCTCGTCCTCCCTAGGTTCGGGTCAGGGCTCGGGAAGAAACTGGCGCACCACCTCGCGGAGGGTCTGTGGCCGGCAAGGCTTGGGTACGTATGCATCACATCCCGCTGCGCGCGCCCGTTCCTCGTCCCCGCGCATCGCGAAGGCGGTGAGCGCGACGATCGGAATATCGGCCGAATCGGGCGCGGCCTTGATTCGCCGCGACGCCTCGAAGCCGTCGAGGCCGGGCAGGGCCAGGTCCATGATGATGAGGTCGGGCCGGTCTTCGCGGGCGGCGGCCACGGCTGCCACGCCCGTCGCCGCCTCTATGACGTCGTAGCCCTCGCGGGCGAGTACCTTGGTGACGATGCGGCGGTGGTCCGGATCGTCCTCGACCACGAGTATGCGTTTCGGCATGGACTCCGCTGGCCCCGCTATGCCAGATCCTTGACACCGAGCAGGACGGGGCGCCGCGGCAAGGGGAGCAGCCGGTCGACGCCGTCCAGGGCGGCCCGGGACTGACGGAGGCGGAGCGTGCCGTCGACCATGAGCACGGGGGCCGCGGAGCCGCCCGTCCATCCAATCCAGAGCGCGCCGCCGACCGCCAGGCTTCCGCCGGCCTGGACGCGCACACCCCCCGCCGCCACCACGAGGCCAGTAAAGTCCAAGGCGCTCCGGATGTCGAGCGTTCCGTCGACGAAGAGCAGACCTGCGCCGCTGAGCGGCGCATCGACGACCAGGTCGCCCCGAACGCGCGCCAGACCGCCGGGGAGCGTGCCCGCGAGGGGAAGCGCGCCGACGTCACCGGCCCCGGCCGCGACGAGCCGTCCGACCAGCGCGGCGAGCGGCGCGCCCGGCGCGGTGAACGGCGGCACGGTGCCGTGCGTCGCGACGTGCGACCCTTCGCCCGCCAGCCAGGCGTCGAGCGACACGGGATCGGCCGGCGCGGCGAGTGCGGCCAGCGCCGCCGCCGTGGCATCGGCCGCGTCGGTGCCGTCGACGTCGAGCGTGCCGGCGATCGTCCCCGCGGCCGGGGCTCCGCCGAGCCACAGCAGAGCCGGCACGCCGGGGGCCCGCGAGCGGCCGACGATCGCTTCGAGGCGTCGCCGGCCACCGGCGGCGGCGGCATCGACGGTGACGAGCAGGCGGGCCGGCGTCGCGGCCCCGGGCGGCCGCCGTGCGGTGGCGGAGCATCCGGCCGGTGCGACGAGCGTCCCATCGTCGGGGGTGGCGGCCACGCCATCCGGGCCGGCGAGGGCGGCGTCGAAATCCCAGCCGGGAGGGGTGGCCGCGACGAGGCCGGCGAGACAGCCGTCGGCGGCTGCGAGTGCGGCCGTGGCTGCCCGCCGGAAGCGGGCGAGGATCACCTCGGTGCGCGTCAGGTCGGCGAGCGCCGCGGTGAACGACACGGAGACGGCGAGCGCCGCGAGGGCCGCGGGCAGCGAGCTCACGCCGCGCGGGCGGCTCCTTCGGCGCACGCGCGCCGCGGTCATTCGCCGCTCCGCAGCGCGACCAGCACGGTGCGCGCCGTCGGGCCGTGGAGGGCCGTCGGGACGAGCGTCAGGTCCAGGGCGAGCGCGCGGATCCGCGCTCGATCCGCGGCGCCCAGCCCCGCGGATGGAACCGCGAAGGCCGTGCCGGCCGCGTCCAGGTAGCGGAGCCCGCACGCGCTGACGCCGTCGGCGAGGGGCAGTGACTGCCGGCCGACGATGCGGGAGAGGCGCCGGTTGGCAGCGCTGCACGCATACGCGGTCTGCTCCTCCGACGTGCCGTCGACGAGGCCGTCGCCGTCGAGGTCGGCGCCGAAGGTGACCGCGTCGGGCCGCGCCTCGACGACGCGCTCGATCCCGGCGCCCGCGGGGTCGTATCCCGCGCGGCGCGCATCGAAGGTGAAGGCCTCGACCGCCAGCTGGGCCGTATCCTCCGCCTCGCCGCGCGCGCCGGCGGCGGCGACGAGCCGCGCGCCGACCGCGACCGCCGCGGTGAGGGCGGCGAGGGCGAGGAGACCGAGCAGCGTGCCGACGAGCAGCTCGACGAGACTGGCGCCGCGCTCGGCGTTCATGGCAGAGCCTCCGTCGCGAGCGTCAGCGATCTCCACGTCCAGTCGACGCGCACGGCGAGCCGGGTCGGAGCGCCGCGGCCCTCGACCACGGACCAGGTCCGGACGAAGCGCGTGCCGTCCGCGGCCACGGGGCCATCGCTGCCGCCTGCCCGGGGTCCCACGCGCAGGGCTTCGAGTCGCTCGCCCGCCAGCGCGAGCGCCGTGGCGGTGTTCCGGGCCAGGCGGAGCCCGTCGACCGTCACCGCCGCCGTGGCGGCGAGACCCGCAAGCGCGATCCCGGCGAGCGCCGTCGCCACCACGGCCTCGACCACCGAGGAGCCGCTCCGGCCGCGGCTCACTGGACCCTCACGCGGCCGCGCTGGTTCACGATCACGCTGCGGGCGCGGGCACCCGCCGCGAGCGTGACGGTGGCGTTCTGTGCGGTACCGAGGCCGCCGAACTGGACGCGGTCGCGCGCCGGCAGGGCCGCGAAGCGGACGCCCGCCGGGAGCCAGCGCGTCTCGAGCAGCGCGCCGGCGCCGTCGCGCAGCTCGAGGACCATGCGTACGGCGTCGAGCCGGACCTCCATCGAGCCGCCGGCCGCGAGCGCCCGCCCGCGGGCCAGCCGCAGCGCGGTGGCGACGGTGCGCGCGCTGCCGGCGAGCCGTGCGCAGTCGACCAGCTCGACCATGCGTGCCGTCGCAACGCCGGCGAGAATTGCCGCCAAGGCGACACCCCCGAGCGCCTCGAGCAACGTGAACCCGCGTCGATCCGTACGCGCCTCCCCGGCACGCCGACCGGGCGGGTGGCGCGTGCGGATGCTCAGTTACCGGCGGTGTTCAGCTGATGCAAGGGGCCCAAGAGTTTGTGAATGAATCGACGGGAGGGGATTCGTTCACAGACTCCTTAGCCGACGCGCCAGGGCATCGTCAGGTCGGGCAGGTAAAGGGCGAGCATCGCGCCGAGGGCGAGGAAGGGGCCGAAGGGGATCGCCGTCCGGCGCGCCGCGCGCCGCGCGAACGGCAGGAGGGCGCGAGGTCCGAGCCGCCGCACGACCCGGCGTCCACCGCGTCCCCCGCCGCGCACCGCGATGAGCGTCATGCCGGCGAGCGACCCGGTGAGCGAGGCGACGACGAGCACGGCCGGCACGGCTTGCCAGCCGAGGAAGGCGCCGATCATCGCGAGGAGCTTCACGTCGCCGTAGCCCATGCCCTCCACGCCGGTCCAGCGCTCGTACCCCCAGGCGACGGACCACAAGAGCCCTCCGCCGACCAGCACACCGAGGAGCGCGTCGAGCGGGGCGACGCGGCCGGGGAGGAATGCGCTGGCGAGGCCCACGACGACGCCGGGCAGGCTCACCTCGTCGGGGATGAAGCGGTGGTCGAGGTCGATGAAGGTGATGAGCAGCAGCGCGGCGGAGAAAGCGAACGCCACAGCCGCCGCCGGCGTCGCCCCGAAGCGTGCGAGCGCCAGGAGCGCGAGTGCCCCCGTCGCCCCCTCGACCAGCGGGTAGCGCGCGGGGATGCGCGCCCGGCAGGCGCGACAGCGAGCCCCGAGCCACGCCCATGAGACGAGCGGCAGGTTGTCGTACCAGGCGATCGGCGTCGAGCAGCGGGGGCAGTGCGAGCCCGGGCGCACGATCGACTCGTCGGCCGGGAGCCGGTGGATGCAGACGTTCAGGAAGCTACCGATGCAGGCGCCGACGGTGAAGGCGAGCGCGAAGAGCGGCCAGTCCGCGGCCGCGGCGGCGGGGAGCAGCATCCCTGAGATGACCTGGGTCAACGGCTATCCTGGGTGGGTGGACGGGTCAAACGTGGCGCCCCAAAACAGACGGGGGACGGACCGCTGGTCCGTCCCCCGCCGATCGTGCGACTGGAGAAGGAGCTACGACACCGTCAGGTTCGGCGAACCGGCGGCGGGAGCGCTGTTCCAGGTGTAGGTCTTGTTGCCGCTGGAATGGGTGGAGACGCAGTTGAAGGTCGTGGCGGTCCCCGTGCAGGTGATCGTCACGCCGCCCGACAGCGTGAAGCCCGGCAGCGTCGTCGTGCAGGCGCTGTCGGCGCAGCTCGCATACGTGTTGTTGTCCACGAAGGACGCCTCCTCCGCCGACGCTGCGTTGCGGACGTCGGCCTCGGCGCGGGCGTTGAAGCCCCGCGTGCGGTAGGCGGCGAACTGCGGGATGGCGATGGCGGCGAGGATGCCGATGATGGCCACCACGACGAGGAGCTCGATCAGCGTGAACCCCTTCGACTTCTTCCGCTTCATCTTGGATACCTTGGCCATGCTCCGTCCTCCTCTTAGGACACTGTCAGGTTCGGCGAGCCGGCGGCGGGAGCGCTGTTCCAGGTGTAGGTCTTGTTGCCGCTGCTGTGGGTCGAGACGCAGTTGAAGGTCGTGGCGGTCCCCGTGCAGGTGATCGTCACGCCGCTCGACAGCGTGAAGCCGGGCAGCGTCGTCGCGCAGGCGCTGTTGGCGCAGCTGGCGTACGCGTTGTTGTCCACGAAGGATGCCTCTTCGGCCGTCGCCGCGTTGCGGACGTCCGCCTCCGCCCGGGCGTTGAAGCCGCGGGTGCGGTAGGCAGCGAACTGCGGGATCGCGATCGCGGCGAGAATACCGATGATCGCCACGACGACGAGCAGTTCGATCAGCGTGAAACCCTTCGACTTCTTCCGTTTCATCTTGGTAACCTTGCTCATGCTTCCTCCCCTTGGATGGCGTTGTGGGCGGCGTTGTGTGTGCGCC is part of the Deltaproteobacteria bacterium genome and harbors:
- a CDS encoding response regulator — protein: MSTLILVVDDDQDNVTIAREILLSRGFEVRVAYNGPSALASVEQQRPDLVLLDVMMPQMSGMEVLDRLRANPATAGVPVILVTAKDQDEDLLAGYKYGADYYITKPFSAKQLLYGIGLVLGTERPD
- the tmk gene encoding dTMP kinase, whose translation is MALFVTFEGIEGSGKSTHLRLLAEHLRAAGYPVVETREPGATPAGAAIRRLLLGPGAPSLAPLTELFLYCADRSEHVTEVIRPALAAGHVVLSDRFSDSTIAYQGYGRGLDLSVVRALDAQARRGLVPDLTFLLDCPATEGLHRIEARRVSPEGRGASPEGRRATPEGRGASPERGGAAPSGAAPLELDRIERESLAFHERVRAGFRALAAAEPARFWVVDGSASIESVRARIVAEAERRLARAA
- a CDS encoding stage 0 sporulation protein yields the protein MDQDDAGVGPASGPVAVGVRFRPAGKIYEFDPGPLILRRDDRVLVETERGPELGTIAVTARALSKPRVLQRVIKKADARDLGREDQNFQRERESYRSALEHVRGSGLPMKLVKAERTFDGTKTTFYFFAEDRVDFRELARTLAQSLGTRVEMKQIGARDEAKVAGGLGVCGRELCCSSWLREFEAVTVKMVKEQGLALNQSKLAGQCGRLKCCMRYEYQTYLELKRGLPAPGSHVECVKGDGVIVRQNILKRTVVVRRAEDGIEVEASLDDLVTRRADA
- a CDS encoding prepilin-type N-terminal cleavage/methylation domain-containing protein; the protein is MKRKKSKGFTLIELLVVVAIIGILAAIAIPQFAAYRTRGFNARAEADVRNAATAEEASFVDNNAYASCANSACATTLPGFTLSSGVTITCTGTATTFNCVSTHSSGNKTYTWNSAPAAGSPNLTVS
- a CDS encoding prepilin peptidase, with the protein product MLLPAAAAADWPLFALAFTVGACIGSFLNVCIHRLPADESIVRPGSHCPRCSTPIAWYDNLPLVSWAWLGARCRACRARIPARYPLVEGATGALALLALARFGATPAAAVAFAFSAALLLITFIDLDHRFIPDEVSLPGVVVGLASAFLPGRVAPLDALLGVLVGGGLLWSVAWGYERWTGVEGMGYGDVKLLAMIGAFLGWQAVPAVLVVASLTGSLAGMTLIAVRGGGRGGRRVVRRLGPRALLPFARRAARRTAIPFGPFLALGAMLALYLPDLTMPWRVG
- the holB gene encoding DNA polymerase III subunit delta', with the protein product MGGRRLRLDRVGARPHRRGGRAPTREGGVRFADVVGHGRAIERLRRAAAADRLAAAYLLSGPPGIGKRLVADAFAARILCAAPVAGDACQACAHCTRVAAGTHPDLRTVERDAERRDIRIEQVRELARWLALQPLMAHRKVAIIDGAHCLSEPAQNALLKTLEEPPPSAVLLLTAAAAALLLPTVRSRCQAVRMDPLPPEAVARVLVARGAAPERAALLAAEAEGSPGRAVALSGDEEARARAAVLKALPALGTADAAALSALAQELSRGAVDAALGTTASWYRDVLETALTGDPPRRNPDAAAAVRAAADRSQPARLLRQLEVVCDTIDALARNANRVLALETMLLALRALERDGTVGDLVDGSA
- the metG gene encoding methionine--tRNA ligase; protein product: MAREPIYLTTPLFYVNAEPHLGHTYVTLVADVLARFWRARGRTAFVLTGTDEHGDKIAQAAAAAGVSPREHADRVSGIFRTTWDAAGLRYDHFIRTTDAYHVAFVQKVLADIHTKGDVYFGSYRGLYCFGCERFYQERELVDGLCPDHRVAPTELAEENYFFRMSAYQERLVAILEANPGLIVPEGYRREVLALLREPVGDLCISRPKSRLSWGIELPFDDRYVTYVWFDALLNYVSALVHLGRIELWPAAEHLIGKDILKAHAVFWPTMLMAAGLPLYRRLCVHGHWQMQQGKMSKSIGNVVRPLDMKARYGMDAFRYYLLREMAFGQDAEFSEEALVARSNGDLANGLGNLASRVLAMQQRYFGGVVQPLAPEAADHAMRAAFAAAARELDVHIADLAFHRGLEAVWRALDHANKYVVETAPFTLAKDPGRLPRVGAILHELCEALRTAAQLLAPFLPETGERLATLLGLPAARLGELDLPWGAAFAPGHRTLPPEPLFPRVEVPAE
- a CDS encoding response regulator, which codes for MPKRILVVEDDPDHRRIVTKVLAREGYDVIEAATGVAAVAAAREDRPDLIIMDLALPGLDGFEASRRIKAAPDSADIPIVALTAFAMRGDEERARAAGCDAYVPKPCRPQTLREVVRQFLPEP
- a CDS encoding prepilin-type N-terminal cleavage/methylation domain-containing protein produces the protein MKRKKSKGFTLIELLVVVAIIGILAAIAIPQFAAYRTRGFNARAEADVRNAASAEEASFVDNNTYASCADSACTTTLPGFTLSGGVTITCTGTATTFNCVSTHSSGNKTYTWNSAPAAGSPNLTVS